From Pan paniscus chromosome 6, NHGRI_mPanPan1-v2.0_pri, whole genome shotgun sequence, one genomic window encodes:
- the TWIST1 gene encoding twist-related protein 1, with protein MMQDVSSSPVSPADDSLSNSEEEPDRQQPPSGKRGGRKRRSSRRSAGGGAGPGGAAGGGVGGGDEPGSPAQGKRGKKSAGCGGGGGAGGGGSSSGGGSPQSYEELQTQRVMANVRERQRTQSLNEAFAALRKIIPTLPSDKLSKIQTLKLAARYIDFLYQVLQSDELDSKMASCSYVAHERLSYAFSVWRMEGAWSMSASH; from the coding sequence ATGATGCAGGACGTGTCCAGCTCGCCAGTCTCGCCGGCCGAcgacagcctgagcaacagcgaGGAAGAGCCAGACCGGCAGCAGCCGCCGAGCGGCAAGCGCGGGGGACGCAAGCGGCGCAGCAGCCGGCGCAGCGCGGGCGGCGGCGCGGGGCCCGGCGGAGCCGCGGGCGGGGGCGTCGGAGGCGGCGACGAGCCGGGCAGCCCGGCCCAGGGCAAGCGCGGCAAGAAGTCTGCGGgctgtggcggcggcggcggcgcgggcggcggcggcagcagcagcggcggcgggAGTCCGCAGTCTTACGAGGAGCTGCAGACGCAGCGGGTCATGGCCAACGTGCGGGAGCGGCAGCGCACCCAGTCGCTGAACGAGGCGTTCGCCGCGCTGCGGAAGATCATCCCCACGCTGCCCTCGGACAAGCTGAGCAAGATTCAGACCCTCAAGCTGGCGGCCAGGTACATCGACTTCCTCTACCAGGTCCTCCAGAGCGACGAGCTGGACTCCAAGATGGCAAGCTGCAGCTATGTGGCTCACGAGCGGCTCAGCTACGCCTTCTCGGTCTGGAGGATGGAGGGGGCCTGGTCCATGTCCGCGTCCCACTAG